The following nucleotide sequence is from Streptomyces pactum.
GCACTCGACCAGCTGAGCGAGGTCGGCTGGAAGGGGCTCACCATGGAGGGGGTCGCCGCCGGTGCGCAGACCGGGAAGGCCGCGGTCTACCGCCGCTGGTCCACCAAGGAGGACCTGGTCATCGACGCGCTGCGGGCCGGGCTGCCCAAGCCCCCCGATCCGCCGGACCACGGCAGTCTCCGGGCCGACCTGCTCAGCTTCTGCTACTCCATGCTCTCCTCCATGCGCTCCCGGTCAGGGGTGGCCGTGCGGGCCGTCATCCACGAGTGCGACCACGGGGCGGCCGAGCGCATCGCCGAACTCATCAAGGGAGAGGTGCTGGCACCCGGCAAGGAGATCATCCGGCACATCGTGCGCAACGGCATCGCCCGCGGGGAGGTGCGCGCGGACGCCTGCGGCGGAATGATCGAGGACGTGGTGCCGGCCCTGCTGATGTACCGCACCAAGGTCTGCGCGGGCGAGGTCACCGACCGCGATGTGACGGAGATCGTGGATCAGGTCATGCTGCCCATGCTCCGGGTGCACGGCGCCTGAGGCGGCGGCGTAGTGTTGTTCCTGCCATGCCGTACGAACCGCCCACCCACAGCGTCGAGCGCTCCCTCCGCGCCACCACCGGAGCCCGCGTCGTCGTCGGGATCGACGAAGTCGGCCGCGGCGCGTGGGCGGGGCCGGTCACCGTCTGCGCCGCCGTCACCGGA
It contains:
- a CDS encoding TetR/AcrR family transcriptional regulator, with the protein product MVSSGRHATGAQPPAVRRRGPVLERAILSAALDQLSEVGWKGLTMEGVAAGAQTGKAAVYRRWSTKEDLVIDALRAGLPKPPDPPDHGSLRADLLSFCYSMLSSMRSRSGVAVRAVIHECDHGAAERIAELIKGEVLAPGKEIIRHIVRNGIARGEVRADACGGMIEDVVPALLMYRTKVCAGEVTDRDVTEIVDQVMLPMLRVHGA